One region of Haladaptatus cibarius D43 genomic DNA includes:
- the hisG gene encoding ATP phosphoribosyltransferase, producing MRIAVPNKGRLHDPSMELLEHAGLHVVDGADRKLYATTVDPDVTLLFARAADIPEYVSDGAADIGITGLDQMREADPGNVVDLLDLGYGQCRLVLASPEDGDIEEVADLAGKTVATEFPNIAKQYFAETDIEPEIVEVSGATELTPHVDMADAIIDITSTGTTLKVNRLGIIDEVLSSSVRLFARDDVAEDDKVEQVMMALESVISAEGKRYLMMNAPEDKLDEIRDVMPGLGGPTVMDIAGNGKVAVHTVVDERKVFETINDVKQLGASGILVTEIERLVD from the coding sequence ATGCGAATAGCCGTCCCCAACAAGGGCAGACTGCACGACCCGTCGATGGAACTGCTTGAACACGCGGGACTGCATGTCGTGGACGGAGCAGACCGAAAGCTGTACGCGACGACTGTTGACCCGGACGTGACACTGCTGTTCGCCCGCGCGGCGGACATCCCGGAGTACGTGAGCGACGGCGCGGCGGACATCGGCATCACCGGACTCGACCAGATGCGAGAAGCCGACCCCGGCAACGTGGTTGACCTGCTCGATTTGGGCTACGGCCAGTGTCGCCTCGTTCTCGCTTCGCCGGAAGACGGCGACATCGAGGAGGTCGCCGACCTCGCCGGAAAGACGGTCGCTACCGAGTTCCCCAACATCGCAAAGCAGTATTTCGCCGAAACCGACATCGAACCCGAAATCGTCGAAGTGTCCGGTGCGACCGAACTCACGCCCCACGTCGATATGGCCGACGCCATCATCGACATCACGAGCACGGGCACGACGCTGAAGGTCAATCGACTCGGCATCATCGACGAGGTACTTTCCAGTTCGGTTCGACTGTTCGCCCGCGACGACGTGGCCGAGGACGACAAAGTCGAACAGGTCATGATGGCACTCGAATCCGTCATCTCCGCCGAGGGCAAACGCTACCTGATGATGAACGCGCCCGAGGACAAACTGGACGAGATTCGAGACGTGATGCCCGGCCTCGGCGGCCCGACCGTGATGGACATCGCCGGTAACGGCAAAGTCGCGGTGCATACCGTCGTTGACGAGCGCAAGGTGTTCGAAACCATCAACGACGTCAAGCAGTTGGGTGCAAGTGGAATCTTGGTGACCGAAATCGAACGACTCGTTGACTAA